The following are encoded in a window of Panicum virgatum strain AP13 chromosome 5N, P.virgatum_v5, whole genome shotgun sequence genomic DNA:
- the LOC120674728 gene encoding adenylate isopentenyltransferase 3, chloroplastic-like, whose amino-acid sequence MPCGRKGKVVVVMGATATGKSKLAVDLALRFGGEVVNSDKIQVHDGLGVVTNKVTAAESRGVPHHLIGGVSPGADYTAADFCRDATRAVESVHARGRVPIIAGGSNRYLEALLDGEPVFRRRYDCCFFWVVADLPVLDRYIRSRVDCMLEHGLVDEVRGFFKPDADYSRGIRRAIGVPEMDTYFRLEAMGKLDGDDELRARLLSEAGDEIKANTCRLARRQLRKIRRLRGNPGWSIRRLDATAVLTLKTSEAKDPETERAAWEEDVAGPAARAVATFLGGNNGNREGHRDDDDDKAGLVAAVAKEVAMMAGAEWCGLQPEKLWCRRAVCSLEWKQPRWFEQ is encoded by the coding sequence ATGCCGTGCGGCCGTAAGggaaaggtggtggtggtgatgggcGCCACGGCCACCGGCAAGTCCAAGCTTGCAGTCGACCTTGCGCTGCGCTTCGGCGGAGAGGTCGTCAACTCTGACAAGATTCAGGTCCACGACGGCCTCGGCGTCGTCACCAACAAGGTGACGGCGGCGGAGTCCCGGGGCGTGCCGCACCACCTCATCGGCGGGGTGAGCCCCGGCGCAGACTACACGGCCGCCGACTTCTGCCGCGACGCCACCCGCGCCGTGGAGTCCGTCCACGCCAGGGGCCGCGTCCCCATCATCGCCGGCGGCTCCAACAGGTACCTCGAGGCCCTGCTGGACGGGGAGCCGGTATTCCGCCGGCGCTACGACTGCTGCTTCTTCTGGGTGGTCGCCGACCTGCCGGTGCTGGACCGTTACATCCGCAGCCGCGTGGACTGCATGCTGGAGCACGGGCTCGTCGACGAAGTACGGGGCTTCTTCAAGCCGGACGCCGACTACTCCCGGGGTATCCGGAGGGCCATCGGCGTGCCGGAAATGGACACATACTTCCGTCTGGAGGCCATGGGGAAGCTGGACGGCGACGATGAGCTGCGTGCTCGACTGCTATCTGAAGCCGGCGACGAGATCAAGGCCAACACGTGCAGGCTGGCGCGCCGGCAGCTGCGGAAGATTCGCCGGCTACGCGGTAACCCGGGCTGGAGCATCCGCCGCCTGGACGCCACTGCAGTGCTCACGTTGAAGACCAGCGAGGCCAAGGACCCCGAAACAGAGCGAGCCGCGTGGGAGGAGGACGTCGCGGGGCCTGCCGCGAGGGCAGTGGCCACCTTCCTGGGTGGAAATAATGGTAACAGAGAAGGCCAcagggacgacgacgacgacaaggcTGGTTTGGTCGCGGCAGTGGCCAAAGAGGTGGCCATGATGGCGGGAGCTGAGTGGTGCGGTCTCCAGCCCGAGAAGCTCTGGTGTCGCCGGGCCGTGTGTTCCTTGGAATGGAAGCAGCCGCGGTGGTTTGAGCAGTGA